In Acinetobacter piscicola, a single window of DNA contains:
- a CDS encoding acyl-CoA dehydrogenase family protein → MILNEEQKMIQEMMRDYSQNKLKPSASERDQTSHFPAQELKELGELGALGMTVSEQYGGAGLDYISLVLALEEIAAGDGAISTIVSVQNSLPCGITQRYGTEQQKQKYLTKLATGEWLGCFCLTEPQAGSDAGALQCKAVREGDEWVLNGTKQFITTGKNAQIAIVFAVTDQAAGKRGISCFLVPTDTQGYIVSRIEDKMGQHCSDTATIIFENCRIPAENLLGQAGEGYKIALSNLESGRIGIASQCVGMARAALDAAVEYANQRKTFGVELVQHQAVAFRLADMATQIEAARQLVLHAASLKDAGLPCLKEASMAKLFASEIAEKVCSDAIQIHGGYGYVSDFPVERIYRDVRVSQIYEGASDIQRLVIAREVIQA, encoded by the coding sequence ATGATTTTAAATGAAGAACAGAAAATGATTCAGGAGATGATGCGTGATTATTCACAAAATAAGCTTAAACCGAGCGCATCAGAACGTGATCAAACATCGCATTTCCCTGCACAAGAGCTCAAAGAACTAGGTGAATTGGGGGCGTTGGGGATGACGGTGTCGGAACAATATGGCGGTGCAGGTTTAGATTATATTTCTTTGGTACTGGCTTTGGAGGAAATTGCCGCAGGGGATGGTGCAATTTCTACCATTGTGAGTGTGCAAAACTCTTTACCCTGTGGCATTACTCAGCGTTATGGTACAGAACAACAAAAGCAAAAGTATTTAACTAAACTCGCAACAGGGGAATGGTTGGGTTGTTTTTGTTTGACCGAGCCACAAGCAGGTTCCGATGCAGGTGCATTGCAATGTAAAGCAGTGCGTGAAGGAGATGAATGGGTACTTAATGGTACAAAACAGTTCATTACAACAGGAAAAAACGCGCAGATTGCTATTGTTTTTGCGGTAACTGATCAAGCCGCAGGCAAGCGAGGGATTTCTTGCTTTTTGGTTCCTACGGATACTCAAGGTTATATTGTTTCACGTATTGAAGATAAAATGGGGCAGCATTGTTCCGATACCGCGACCATTATTTTTGAAAACTGTCGAATTCCTGCTGAAAATTTATTGGGGCAGGCAGGGGAAGGTTATAAAATTGCCTTGTCAAATCTAGAATCAGGTCGCATTGGGATTGCATCACAATGTGTGGGTATGGCGCGTGCAGCATTAGATGCAGCGGTAGAATATGCCAATCAGCGTAAAACCTTTGGTGTCGAGTTGGTGCAGCACCAAGCTGTCGCTTTTCGTTTAGCCGATATGGCAACGCAAATTGAAGCAGCTAGACAGTTGGTTTTACATGCGGCAAGTTTAAAGGATGCAGGATTACCTTGTTTAAAAGAAGCATCTATGGCAAAACTTTTTGCTTCAGAAATTGCTGAAAAAGTGTGTTCAGATGCGATTCAAATCCATGGCGGCTATGGTTATGTTTCTGATTTCCCTGTAGAACGAATTTATCGAGATGTACGTGTGAGCCAAATTTATGAAGGGGCTTCTGATATTCAACGTCTTGTGATTGCTCGTGAAGTCATTCAAGCATAA
- a CDS encoding 3-hydroxyacyl-CoA dehydrogenase → MKIAGKVFVVTGGASGLGAATAAFLVERDAKVIIVDMNNELGQQTQQQLGENAKFVQLDVTDETTVEQFFNDVEQEYGQLNGLVNCAGIGPSAKVLGKKGIHALTDFQRVLNINVSGTFNMLRFAANLIAKYELQAGEEDRGVIINTASVAAFDGQIGQTAYSASKGAVVAMTLPLARELAQHAIRVMTIAPGIMETPMLKALPQNVQDALGQMVPFPPRLAKPEEFASLVGQICENSYLNGETIRLDGAIRMQPK, encoded by the coding sequence ATGAAAATTGCAGGAAAAGTTTTTGTTGTCACAGGTGGTGCATCGGGTTTGGGTGCAGCGACCGCAGCTTTTTTAGTTGAGCGTGATGCTAAAGTCATCATTGTCGATATGAATAATGAATTGGGGCAGCAAACACAGCAACAACTGGGTGAAAATGCCAAGTTTGTGCAACTTGATGTGACAGATGAGACCACCGTTGAACAATTTTTTAATGATGTAGAACAAGAATATGGACAGTTGAATGGTCTCGTGAACTGTGCAGGCATTGGTCCATCTGCCAAAGTTCTGGGTAAAAAAGGCATTCATGCATTAACAGATTTTCAGCGCGTATTAAACATCAATGTGTCAGGCACATTTAATATGCTGCGTTTTGCTGCCAATTTGATTGCAAAATATGAGTTACAAGCAGGTGAGGAAGACCGTGGTGTAATTATCAATACGGCTTCAGTTGCGGCATTTGATGGACAAATTGGACAAACTGCTTATTCAGCATCAAAAGGTGCAGTTGTGGCAATGACTTTACCTTTAGCACGTGAGCTTGCACAACATGCTATTCGAGTGATGACCATTGCACCAGGAATCATGGAAACACCTATGCTTAAAGCATTGCCACAAAATGTCCAAGATGCGTTGGGGCAAATGGTACCATTCCCACCACGTTTGGCAAAACCTGAAGAATTTGCATCATTGGTTGGGCAAATTTGTGAGAATAGTTACTTGAACGGTGAAACGATTCGTCTAGATGGTGCAATTCGTATGCAACCTAAATAA
- a CDS encoding AraC family transcriptional regulator, which yields MDNQLPKYSKGTISITLVQEALATAQNKNLDLAQLIQKMGISPELMQSDKSRVSVHTFALLWTEIANQMNDEFFGMDSHAMRRGSFQLLSKMLMQAENVKIALTQILQFLNAILDDFSSTLFVEENYAYIVIYDRQAPKNMFAYATYLMLIHGLICWLSGQRLIINKIQLRCAAPQDDHDYKVRFCENIHYHSDENYIQFDANYLKIAIKQDQKSWYEFIKNTPENLLVRFKNPHALSSIIRKSLMQQSPEQWLELNVLAKQLNMSEATIQRRLKNEGTSYQQLKNEIRRDTAIELLTTTQKTLQEISSELYFQDPSAFHRAFKKWTGVNPGSYRDSSLIF from the coding sequence ATGGATAATCAACTACCCAAGTACAGTAAGGGAACGATTTCTATTACATTGGTACAAGAAGCCCTAGCCACTGCACAAAATAAAAATTTAGACTTAGCACAATTAATCCAAAAAATGGGCATTTCTCCAGAATTAATGCAATCAGATAAAAGTAGAGTTTCCGTTCATACATTTGCCCTACTTTGGACAGAAATCGCAAATCAAATGAATGATGAGTTTTTTGGTATGGACAGCCATGCGATGCGTAGAGGCAGTTTTCAACTCTTGTCAAAAATGCTGATGCAAGCTGAAAATGTCAAAATTGCACTGACACAAATTTTACAGTTTTTAAATGCAATTTTAGATGACTTTTCGAGCACGCTATTTGTTGAAGAAAATTATGCTTATATTGTCATTTATGATCGGCAAGCACCTAAAAATATGTTTGCATATGCCACCTATCTCATGCTAATTCATGGTTTAATTTGTTGGCTCAGTGGACAACGTTTAATCATTAACAAAATTCAACTGCGATGTGCCGCTCCACAAGATGATCATGATTATAAAGTACGGTTTTGTGAAAACATTCATTATCATTCAGATGAAAATTACATCCAATTTGATGCTAATTATTTAAAAATCGCCATCAAACAAGACCAAAAGTCTTGGTATGAATTTATAAAAAATACCCCTGAAAACTTATTGGTTCGTTTTAAAAATCCACATGCTCTGAGCTCAATCATCCGTAAATCCCTCATGCAACAGTCACCTGAGCAGTGGCTTGAGCTGAATGTTTTGGCAAAACAACTCAATATGTCGGAAGCGACGATACAACGCCGCTTAAAAAACGAAGGCACAAGTTATCAGCAACTCAAAAATGAAATACGCCGTGATACTGCGATTGAACTTTTAACAACCACACAAAAAACACTACAAGAAATCAGTAGTGAATTATATTTCCAAGACCCGAGTGCATTTCATCGTGCATTTAAAAAATGGACTGGTGTAAATCCAGGCTCTTATCGAGACTCATCCCTAATATTTTAA